In a single window of the Bacteroides acidifaciens genome:
- a CDS encoding DUF1735 and LamG domain-containing protein: MMNKHIFYYLMVGSMALLLGACNDSMNDLLEPKVYFESKEYNLSVEDEMDVMTFDLVSRLSSATSSQVDVSYSVAEPSVVDEYNAKYGTNYEMLDVSQVKLSSTTSSISSGKLYADNVEVELSGLEALKAGNSYVLPIRVHSSSVSTLSGTNIAYFFFSKPLKITKAGNFSNHYISVKFPVGTFFSSFTYEALINVDYFLDNNTVMGTEGVMILRIGDAGGGITPKDYLEVAGRQNYRVTKPLLTNRWYHVALTYDQPTGKTGIYVNGEKWAGSDWGIDGFDPNSDMGFYIGRIYGFKWGERPFHGKMSEVRVWSVARTENQLKQNMLGVDPASEGLALYYKLDGSETQEGGVIKDATGRINGTTNGITIKTLDAPITIN, translated from the coding sequence ATGATGAATAAACATATATTCTATTATTTGATGGTAGGTAGTATGGCATTATTGTTGGGCGCTTGCAACGACAGCATGAATGACCTGCTGGAGCCTAAGGTTTATTTCGAAAGCAAGGAATATAATCTCTCGGTGGAAGATGAAATGGATGTAATGACATTTGATTTGGTTTCAAGACTCTCGTCAGCAACTTCCTCTCAGGTAGACGTATCATATAGTGTAGCCGAACCAAGTGTAGTAGACGAATATAATGCAAAGTATGGTACAAATTATGAGATGCTTGATGTTTCGCAGGTAAAGCTAAGCAGTACGACATCTTCTATTTCGAGTGGAAAATTGTATGCGGATAATGTAGAAGTCGAACTTTCCGGGTTAGAAGCCTTGAAAGCCGGGAACTCATATGTTTTGCCTATACGGGTGCATTCGTCTTCGGTGTCGACTCTTTCCGGAACAAACATTGCATATTTCTTTTTCTCCAAGCCGTTGAAAATTACCAAAGCTGGTAACTTCAGTAATCACTATATTTCTGTGAAGTTCCCTGTCGGTACTTTCTTCTCGTCATTCACTTACGAAGCATTGATTAATGTGGATTATTTCCTTGATAATAATACGGTTATGGGAACCGAAGGTGTGATGATTCTCCGTATCGGTGATGCGGGAGGAGGAATTACTCCTAAAGATTATTTGGAAGTGGCCGGAAGACAGAACTACCGTGTAACGAAACCGTTGTTAACAAATCGTTGGTATCATGTAGCGTTGACTTATGATCAACCGACAGGAAAAACAGGCATTTATGTAAATGGTGAGAAATGGGCTGGTTCAGATTGGGGTATTGACGGTTTTGATCCGAATTCTGATATGGGTTTTTATATTGGTAGAATCTATGGTTTCAAATGGGGTGAACGTCCATTCCATGGTAAAATGAGTGAAGTCCGTGTTTGGAGTGTAGCCCGTACGGAAAATCAACTTAAGCAGAATATGCTGGGTGTTGACCCTGCTTCAGAAGGCTTGGCACTTTATTATAAACTAGACGGATCGGAGACTCA
- a CDS encoding glycoside hydrolase family 18 yields MKSLRKLLYIIPLTGMMVTSCMDVENIEIDHIGGYATMNNAESEAYYANLRAYKATAWNYNRPVAFGWYSNWAPAGAYRRGYLSAMPDSMDFVSMWSGAPGRYEITPEQKADKEFVQKVKGTKLLQVSLLSYLGKGATPNSVYLEVEKQAEEEGWSATQLETAKKQARWKYWGFEGQFESENHYACLAKFAKALCDSLYANEWDGYDVDWEIGSGVFDMDGTLSQNKHLIHLVKEMNNYIGPKSDPEGKGHKMICIDGNIYGLTSELDEYVDYWIIQSYGSSKPNLDGYGVDPKKIICTENFEKYATNGGQLLKQAAAMPREGYKGGIGAYRFDNDYDNTPNYKWMRQAIQINQRVFNEWKAMQNEAENKPQEEVDL; encoded by the coding sequence ATGAAATCATTAAGAAAATTGTTATATATTATTCCATTGACAGGCATGATGGTAACTTCTTGCATGGATGTGGAGAATATTGAGATAGACCATATAGGCGGGTATGCCACAATGAACAATGCGGAGAGTGAGGCATATTATGCCAATCTGCGCGCCTATAAGGCAACTGCTTGGAATTACAATCGTCCCGTAGCTTTCGGATGGTATTCCAATTGGGCGCCTGCTGGAGCTTATCGAAGAGGATATCTTTCTGCTATGCCCGATAGTATGGATTTTGTTTCTATGTGGAGTGGCGCTCCAGGACGTTATGAAATCACTCCGGAGCAGAAAGCAGATAAAGAGTTTGTGCAAAAGGTGAAAGGAACGAAACTGTTGCAGGTAAGTCTGCTTTCTTATCTTGGTAAGGGTGCGACGCCAAATTCGGTATACCTCGAAGTGGAAAAACAAGCGGAGGAAGAAGGCTGGTCGGCGACTCAATTGGAAACGGCGAAGAAACAAGCCCGTTGGAAATATTGGGGATTTGAAGGTCAGTTTGAAAGTGAAAACCATTATGCATGTCTGGCGAAGTTTGCCAAAGCTTTGTGCGATTCTTTGTATGCAAACGAATGGGACGGTTATGATGTAGACTGGGAAATTGGCAGTGGTGTGTTTGATATGGATGGCACATTGAGTCAGAATAAGCATTTGATTCATTTGGTTAAAGAGATGAACAATTACATTGGCCCGAAAAGCGATCCGGAAGGTAAAGGACATAAAATGATCTGTATTGATGGAAATATTTATGGGCTTACCAGTGAATTGGATGAGTATGTCGATTATTGGATTATACAAAGTTATGGTAGTTCCAAGCCAAATCTTGATGGTTATGGCGTTGATCCTAAGAAAATAATCTGCACAGAGAACTTTGAAAAGTATGCCACTAATGGAGGTCAATTGCTGAAGCAGGCTGCTGCTATGCCGCGAGAAGGTTATAAAGGTGGAATAGGAGCTTATCGCTTCGATAATGATTATGACAATACGCCAAATTATAAATGGATGCGTCAGGCTATTCAAATCAATCAGCGGGTTTTCAATGAATGGAAAGCGATGCAAAACGAAGCGGAAAATAAACCGCAGGAAGAAGTGGACTTATAA
- a CDS encoding SusD/RagB family nutrient-binding outer membrane lipoprotein, giving the protein MRKMNHFKLLAVMCAMALFASCNFEEINTNQFEMSDGEGAMDGFEVGGLITAMQRTVIPVGTQADDTDVINEYQIAYHLSADNWSGFFGENNSNGWNAGSNNTTYYLLDNWIKATYTQSYTNALDPWKKLKIASEKNGTPEVFALAQILKISAWHKTLESFGPMPYSHAADATMNIPFDSEKEVYTAMFEELTSAIEELTEKAENGVNVMGAYDAVYAGDATKWVKYGNSLMLRLAMRVRFADAELAKKYATQAVNHSIGVMTAKDDAAQMSQGAGMIFRNNIEWLAGNYNEARMGSSIFSYLMGYEDPRLSVYFLPMDGNASYGVEAFDGKKYQAVPAGHANAQNDIYKSCSKPNIQSGTPTYWLRASEVYFLRAEAALVWEGFGSADSWYRQGIDMSFQENGVTAPVDDYMNSNLSPRAYVFSHYQYGQTLSAPCETTVKFEGTTEQKLEKIMIQKWIALFPNGQEAWTEWRRTGYPKLNVIKTLKGAVQGATLEGGIRRMIYPTSFSQTNEGRAIYEAALKLFNNGAGGEDKSSTRLWWDCKR; this is encoded by the coding sequence ATGAGAAAAATGAATCATTTTAAACTATTAGCGGTGATGTGCGCAATGGCGCTATTTGCCTCATGCAATTTTGAAGAAATCAATACCAACCAATTTGAGATGAGCGACGGAGAAGGTGCGATGGATGGTTTTGAAGTCGGAGGGTTGATTACAGCTATGCAACGGACAGTGATTCCCGTAGGCACACAGGCTGATGATACAGATGTTATCAATGAATATCAAATAGCTTATCATCTATCTGCCGATAATTGGAGTGGATTTTTTGGCGAGAACAACAGTAACGGTTGGAACGCAGGTAGTAACAATACTACTTATTATTTGTTGGACAATTGGATAAAAGCGACCTATACACAGTCTTATACCAATGCTCTTGATCCTTGGAAGAAATTGAAAATAGCGTCCGAGAAAAATGGTACGCCCGAAGTCTTTGCTTTGGCTCAAATTCTGAAGATTTCCGCTTGGCACAAGACACTTGAAAGTTTCGGTCCGATGCCTTATTCTCATGCAGCGGACGCTACAATGAACATTCCGTTCGATTCGGAGAAAGAGGTGTATACGGCGATGTTTGAAGAATTGACCTCAGCCATTGAAGAATTAACAGAAAAGGCGGAAAATGGGGTGAATGTAATGGGTGCTTATGATGCGGTATATGCCGGAGATGCTACCAAATGGGTGAAATACGGCAATTCGCTGATGCTTCGTTTGGCTATGCGTGTCCGCTTCGCTGATGCGGAATTGGCGAAAAAGTATGCTACTCAAGCAGTAAATCATTCTATCGGCGTGATGACGGCTAAGGATGATGCGGCTCAAATGAGTCAAGGAGCAGGTATGATTTTCCGCAACAACATTGAATGGCTGGCAGGCAACTATAATGAAGCTCGTATGGGTTCTTCCATCTTTTCTTATCTGATGGGATATGAAGACCCGCGTTTGAGCGTTTATTTTTTGCCGATGGATGGTAATGCCTCTTATGGTGTTGAGGCTTTCGACGGAAAAAAATATCAAGCAGTGCCGGCAGGGCATGCCAATGCGCAGAATGATATCTACAAATCTTGCTCAAAGCCCAATATTCAAAGTGGAACTCCTACATATTGGCTGCGTGCATCGGAAGTTTATTTTTTGCGTGCGGAAGCAGCTTTAGTGTGGGAAGGTTTCGGCAGTGCGGATTCATGGTATAGACAGGGCATTGATATGTCTTTTCAGGAGAATGGTGTGACCGCTCCTGTAGACGATTATATGAATTCCAATTTGTCACCTCGGGCATATGTTTTTTCCCATTATCAGTATGGGCAAACACTTTCTGCTCCGTGTGAGACTACTGTCAAGTTTGAAGGGACAACTGAACAGAAGTTGGAAAAAATTATGATTCAGAAGTGGATTGCTTTGTTTCCTAACGGACAGGAAGCATGGACGGAATGGAGAAGAACCGGTTATCCGAAGTTGAATGTCATTAAGACTTTGAAAGGAGCAGTGCAAGGCGCAACTCTTGAGGGCGGTATTCGCCGTATGATTTATCCCACCAGTTTTTCTCAGACTAACGAGGGAAGGGCTATTTATGAAGCAGCCTTGAAGTTGTTCAATAACGGTGCAGGTGGCGAAGATAAGTCTTCTACCCGTTTGTGGTGGGATTGTAAGAGATAA